A region of the Candidatus Neomarinimicrobiota bacterium genome:
AAATCGTGTACCCATGGCAGCCGCAATGGTCAATTCCAGATCCTTCTCAGTAAAGTTTGGGGAACGTCCGTCATAAGTCAGACTAAAACCATCCACTCCTGATAGCCCTGCAATAGTCACCACGCCAGGCAAGGTGAGACCATCTACTTTGAGTTGCTGTTGGGCACTGATAAAGCCGTCCAGATTGAGTTCCATTTGAGCCATAGTATCCTCGATTTATTGCTTTATGTGATCATTTCGCCAGTTTTGAAACTGGAACCAGATCAAATCCTGCCTCAGCCAGTGCAGGTAAATATTTTTTTAATGTCTTTAATGTATTCGGTCTACAGTGGCCAATTCCTATGGCCTCCCCTTGTTCCTTGGCGATACGAGCGAGACGAAAGAGTTCACCTGCAATGGCTTCCTGGTCATCAACCTCGTCCAGGAAAACGTCCCTGCTGTTGGTCGGTACATAACGTTCTCTGGCAACAGTTTCTCCGACTGAAGCCGCAATGGTCCTGCTATCGATGAAAAACATTTTCTGCTCATTTAGAAAATCTGTCACACCAGTCATCACTTTGCGGCTCTGGGTGCCACCACTTCCCTGATGGTTATTCATCCCGATGGCCCTGGGAACATCTTTGCGAGCTTTTTTCAAACGCCTGACGATTTCACCATCACTAAGATCTTCAGACAAAGCATAATCTGGTTCACTGGTTGAGTTGGTCACTGTCACCATGGGCATATGAATCAAGGTCTGTATGGATCTGCTGTTTAAACGCTCATCAACCTGGGTAGAATAGGGTCGCCCTGGAATGACAGCTGCTGTAAAGGGTTCCTTGAGTGAGATAAAACCGGTAATGGTTTCATTCATGGAATAACCAAAATCATCAATAATGACTGCCAACCGGGGTCTTTTTGTGACCTTTGCAATATCCGCTGGTAATATTGATGTGGGAGCAGCCTTTTCCTCAGGATACTCAAATCTGTATACCGACCACACGGTTGAATCGCTACCAACCTGAAATTCCCAATAATCAGCATTTGCAGTCTGTTCAACCTGGAAACCGAAACCACCTAATGTGCTTTCCAGCAATTTTTCAATATCTGAGGATCGAATTTTTTTCTGATCCGTAATTTTAAATACACGAGTACCAAGACCATCATCACTCAATCGACCCTCAACAAACTCCAGGCTTGGGAAACGACGGGTCAGGGTCTGATCCATTCTCGTATTGAGGGTGAAATAACCTTCATAAAAACCCTGCTCAGACATAAGTTCAGGTTCATAAGTGTTGGCCTGGTTCCACATGATGACCCAGACTACTACTACAATCAGGATCAGGGCCATAAGGAAGATTTTAAGAATATTACCGCTATTGGGACTGGCTTTTATACGCTCTTTATAATATTGATATCTCATGATGACTTATTATACTTTTCTACTGGGCTGAGTCCACCGAAAAACATTGTTTCCAGCAGATAATTCACCCCGGTTGCTCCGTCTTTTTTCAATTATTAAAATTCCAGCTTCATGATGACTTCCCCCTCTTCCATGATACCAGTATCTATAAATCCAAGCTTCTCATAAAATCTTTTTGGATTGCCTTGTTCTGGAACATAGCTGAGGAGAAATTCAGTGCTGTCAGGGAGGTTTTTAACCTGTTCAATCACCAACTCCAAAGCCTTCAAGCCATACCCCTGTCCCTGAAATTTCTCGTCTATCATAAAACGCCACAGATAGTATTCCGGTTTGTCCATATCAAGATCAAGCATGACAAAACCTACTGGAGTATCATCATTATAAATTCCCCGATACCAGGCCTGAGGATGAAACAGTGCCTGGGCCAGTGAAATTGCATTTGTGGCTACAAAACCGGTTTGGTTGTGAGCCACCTTTAGTTTAAGAATGTCCCTATAATTGGACTTACTCAGTTCACGTAACTCGATTTTTGTTTCAGTCCTCATATTTTTCCATTAGCACAGAGTCGATCTTTGCACGTATGAGATCTACTGCTACGTGGTTCATCCCGCCTTCAGGAATGATCACATCAGCAAGGAACTTGTTGGGTTCAACGAATTGGGAGTGCATGGGTCTTACCGTTGATTTATACTGCTCAATTACAGAATCTACGGATCTTCCACGTTTCATAATGTCGCGCTTCAGCCGACGAATAAAGCGAATGTCAGAAGGCGTATCCACATAAAGTTTCAAATCCATCTTTGCAGTTAGCTCAGCAAAGTAGAGTGCCATTATTCCTTCAATAATGATGACCTTATGGGGTTTTACTGTGCGTGTCTCTTTGGCTCTATTGTGCGTAGTAAAATTGTAAATGGGAATTTGGACCGTTTTCCCCTGACACAGTTCCTCCACATGTTGAACAAGCAGGTCAATCTCCAGAGAGGAGGGGTGATCAAAATTGATTTCAGCCCGTTCTTCAACGCTCAGGTCAGACAAATCCCGGTAGTATGAATCCAGATCCAGACATAACACCTCACCTGGCTCGTATTCCTGGACAATATTTTTAGCGATGGTGGTTTTCCCTGAACCAGTACCACCTGCGATTCCAATTATTATTGATTTCATGCCTTTTCCTCAAGCAATTGTATTGTAGGATAGTACAACTAATTAAAAGAGTACTGCCCGGAAAATATAGGCGAATGCAACACCCAGATAATTCCCTATGGCGTATCCTATAATTCCTGTTGTCAAACCAGACAAAATAATCTCTTTGTTGTTCAGCGCTTTTGCCACAACAGGGACAAAGGGTGGTGAACAAACTGCTGAAACCGACGTGATCAGGAAAGTATCCGTATCAATATTGAAGAGTTTACAGAAAACAGCATGGAGCAGCATGGTACCGAACACAATGAAATTGACGAAAAACATCATGGACCAATTAATATTTACCAGTTGTTCCAGGTTGGCCATGGATCCTACAATGAGACTGAAGACCAGAATGATATACATCCCGAATTGAAAGGTCATGGGAATCATTCTGATCTTTGGAATAAATGAAGAGCCAATACCAAATGTGGTAATCAGCAGCATAATGGCAGCAGTTGAATATTCTTCGGGAATCAGTTGGGACAATCCAAAGCTCACACCCAGGATGACGATTGAAATACCCAGACCAGCCAGGAGGCCCAAAAGGATTCGTGATTTGAATATACCTTCGTATGAATGGATGTTCTCGCTGCTTTCAAGATTGTTACTTTTTATAATCACAGATCTGTATTTAGGCAGCACCTTATTAAAAACCTTCTGCCCAAAACTCATGACAAAAATGAGATATATAATTCCATTGACTGCATCATAGGTATGCATCATGATGTACTGGGTTGAATCCACATTCAAGGCGGTTTTGATCGCAGCCAGATTGGGCGTACCTCCGGTATAAAGCCCAATGGCCATGCCGCCAAACTGCCAGGCGTTTTCAATATTGCCTTGAACCATCCAACTACCCAGACCCGCCACAAAAACAACCAGGACCGTGGCACCAAGCATGGATAGAATGGCCTTCCCTGCAGAATGCACCCAGGAAGGAACATCCATGGAAAACAGGAGCAGGGGTAAGGCCAGAGCCACGGTAATTCCACTTAACTCATCCTGCACACCAGCCGCCCCCTCAGGTAAGAGACCACTATTCCCCAGTAGAATGCCAAATACATAAGCCAGTATCACCGATCCAATTTTGTCCATAAGGGTTGATTTATAACACAACCACAATATCAGTGCTGGCATAAGGAAGTAGAACGCAATGAGGACTGGAATTGGTATCATGTGGTTAACCTTTCAACTTAAGTGGTGAGCCAGACTTCAGCAGCTTCTCTGTTATCATAAAATCTAAAATGATTTGATCTGCTCATTTCAAACATCAGTTCTTTAAATCTCTGGGATTGCTCGGCGTTTGGAGGCAGAAGGATGGCCACCTTCGCCTGATAATTGGCAAATTTTTGCATGGCAGCGCCAGCCAGGCCACTTCTTAAATTAAAAAAATCGGATGATAAATTTTTGTCACTCAACAGCAGCAGATTTGAATTGTGGTAATAGCACAAACTCAGGAGATTATTCAAATCCCCCTCGCCATTGATACGCGAATCGGTTTCTGTGAGATCAATGTAATTCACACCTCTCAAGGATATTAAGGCACTATCCATCCTGCATACTCTCCTGTTATTCGTAGGGAATTCAATATACACTAAAACAGCACGATTTTTCAAGCATGACTCTTACTATGAATTATTAAGATGAATTCCATGTTCTCATTGGCAATTATGTGGAGTGATAGATTCAAATTGGATAAATAAGTTCTTTCCCAGAAAGCTCGTGTTTAGTATTGTACCATCCATAATAATTGTTGAAAAATCGTGCGGACAGTTTGTTGCAACAAAATCATGAACTATTTTAAGTTAAAGAAGAAGCAACTATAAATGGATTACCATGACCCTCATTGATCCTGCATCATTTGAAAAAGAAACCGTCGCCTTTCTTGAGCGATTTGATTTTGGTGGGGAAAAACCCTCCCTTGAGCATATCGCCGAAGTCTCGAGGTTTTTCAGCAGGCTGCCCTATGAGAATATCAGCAAGATATTAAAGCGAGACCAGGCACTTGGAACAAACCGACTGAGGTTGCCTGATGAGGTTACCCATGATCATATGGCCTGGCATCTGGGAGGGACCTGCTTCTCTCTGACTTATTTCCTGTGCGGGATATACAGCATACTTGGTTATAAGGTCCAACCCTTAATCTGTCATTTGAATTGGGGAGAAAACACACATTCAGCAGTAGCCATTCAATTTGCAGGATCAAGGTATCTTGTGGATCCTGGGTATATGATTTTCAGACCGCTTCAGTTAAGAAAGTCAAATATTGAAGCTCGACTCTCTGCTGAAACCGGACTATCACTGCGTTTTGATGGAGATTTGGATGAGTATGCTGTTTATACCTATCGCAAGGGACAGTTTGTGAGACGTTATCGATTTATGGACAAGCCAGTCTCTTGGGAACAGTTTGCTACATTCTGGGAGGATTCCTTTCAGATGCCTGGTATGGATGATCTCACCCTCACCCGTGTGGAAGGTAATGAGATGATTTTTGTCCAGGGAGATTTTATAAAGATAACGTCGCCAGAGTCCATTGAAAAAATTCGTGAGGTTAATCTTGCTGAGAAAGTGATTAAAGAACGATTCAGGATTCCCCTTGAGAAGCTTGAAGAAGCCAGATATGTATTGAAGCAAAGGCAGAAATGAAAACCACACAACCGCAACCGGTTAAATAT
Encoded here:
- a CDS encoding divergent polysaccharide deacetylase family protein — its product is MRYQYYKERIKASPNSGNILKIFLMALILIVVVVWVIMWNQANTYEPELMSEQGFYEGYFTLNTRMDQTLTRRFPSLEFVEGRLSDDGLGTRVFKITDQKKIRSSDIEKLLESTLGGFGFQVEQTANADYWEFQVGSDSTVWSVYRFEYPEEKAAPTSILPADIAKVTKRPRLAVIIDDFGYSMNETITGFISLKEPFTAAVIPGRPYSTQVDERLNSRSIQTLIHMPMVTVTNSTSEPDYALSEDLSDGEIVRRLKKARKDVPRAIGMNNHQGSGGTQSRKVMTGVTDFLNEQKMFFIDSRTIAASVGETVARERYVPTNSRDVFLDEVDDQEAIAGELFRLARIAKEQGEAIGIGHCRPNTLKTLKKYLPALAEAGFDLVPVSKLAK
- a CDS encoding GNAT family N-acetyltransferase; translated protein: MRTETKIELRELSKSNYRDILKLKVAHNQTGFVATNAISLAQALFHPQAWYRGIYNDDTPVGFVMLDLDMDKPEYYLWRFMIDEKFQGQGYGLKALELVIEQVKNLPDSTEFLLSYVPEQGNPKRFYEKLGFIDTGIMEEGEVIMKLEF
- the udk gene encoding uridine kinase, which produces MKSIIIGIAGGTGSGKTTIAKNIVQEYEPGEVLCLDLDSYYRDLSDLSVEERAEINFDHPSSLEIDLLVQHVEELCQGKTVQIPIYNFTTHNRAKETRTVKPHKVIIIEGIMALYFAELTAKMDLKLYVDTPSDIRFIRRLKRDIMKRGRSVDSVIEQYKSTVRPMHSQFVEPNKFLADVIIPEGGMNHVAVDLIRAKIDSVLMEKYED
- a CDS encoding DUF819 family protein; translation: MIPIPVLIAFYFLMPALILWLCYKSTLMDKIGSVILAYVFGILLGNSGLLPEGAAGVQDELSGITVALALPLLLFSMDVPSWVHSAGKAILSMLGATVLVVFVAGLGSWMVQGNIENAWQFGGMAIGLYTGGTPNLAAIKTALNVDSTQYIMMHTYDAVNGIIYLIFVMSFGQKVFNKVLPKYRSVIIKSNNLESSENIHSYEGIFKSRILLGLLAGLGISIVILGVSFGLSQLIPEEYSTAAIMLLITTFGIGSSFIPKIRMIPMTFQFGMYIILVFSLIVGSMANLEQLVNINWSMMFFVNFIVFGTMLLHAVFCKLFNIDTDTFLITSVSAVCSPPFVPVVAKALNNKEIILSGLTTGIIGYAIGNYLGVAFAYIFRAVLF
- a CDS encoding DUF4180 domain-containing protein, which produces MDSALISLRGVNYIDLTETDSRINGEGDLNNLLSLCYYHNSNLLLLSDKNLSSDFFNLRSGLAGAAMQKFANYQAKVAILLPPNAEQSQRFKELMFEMSRSNHFRFYDNREAAEVWLTT
- a CDS encoding arylamine N-acetyltransferase; the protein is MTLIDPASFEKETVAFLERFDFGGEKPSLEHIAEVSRFFSRLPYENISKILKRDQALGTNRLRLPDEVTHDHMAWHLGGTCFSLTYFLCGIYSILGYKVQPLICHLNWGENTHSAVAIQFAGSRYLVDPGYMIFRPLQLRKSNIEARLSAETGLSLRFDGDLDEYAVYTYRKGQFVRRYRFMDKPVSWEQFATFWEDSFQMPGMDDLTLTRVEGNEMIFVQGDFIKITSPESIEKIREVNLAEKVIKERFRIPLEKLEEARYVLKQRQK